A single window of Caldicellulosiruptor bescii DSM 6725 DNA harbors:
- a CDS encoding pyrimidine-nucleoside phosphorylase: MLVTEIIRKKRDGEILSKEELEFIVNGYVKGEIPDYQMSAFLMAIYFRGMSKDELVELTMLMAKSGKMVDLSSIEGIKVDKHSSGGIADTTTLVLIPLAASCGVKVAKMSGRGLSHTGGTIDKLESIPGFKTELSEDEFIKAVNKVGAAIVGQSESLVPADKKIYALRDVTGTVESIPLIASSIMSKKIAAGSDKIILDVKFGKGAFMKEYEKAKELANTMVEIGTLAGRETVAYVTDMNQPLGLMIGNALEVIEAIEVLKGRGHEDLKNLCIEFASEMMIMAGVEKEKKLAQERAIESIEKGHALKKFREIIKNQGGNPEIVDNYSLLPQAKYIYELKCDEDMYIKDIDALKLGLCALKLGAGRQRKEDKIDYAVGIQLFGKIGDKIAKNMPFAKIYANDEKRVEEAISDVKTAFEFSKVPVPKRKVIFAKITKDNVFEF, from the coding sequence GTGCTGGTGACAGAGATTATTAGGAAAAAACGTGACGGAGAGATACTGAGCAAAGAAGAGCTTGAATTTATTGTAAACGGATATGTAAAAGGCGAAATTCCAGACTATCAGATGTCTGCTTTCTTGATGGCTATATATTTTAGAGGGATGTCAAAAGATGAGCTTGTAGAACTTACCATGCTCATGGCAAAATCAGGTAAGATGGTAGACCTGAGCAGTATAGAGGGTATCAAGGTTGATAAACACTCAAGTGGTGGTATTGCTGATACAACAACCCTAGTCTTAATACCACTGGCAGCATCTTGCGGTGTAAAGGTTGCAAAGATGTCAGGACGAGGGCTTTCTCACACAGGTGGGACAATTGACAAGTTGGAGTCAATTCCAGGTTTTAAAACAGAGCTTTCAGAAGATGAGTTTATAAAAGCAGTAAATAAAGTTGGTGCGGCAATTGTTGGGCAGTCAGAAAGCCTTGTTCCTGCAGACAAAAAGATATATGCTTTAAGAGATGTCACAGGTACAGTTGAATCTATACCACTTATAGCATCTTCCATCATGAGCAAAAAGATTGCAGCTGGTAGTGATAAGATAATACTTGATGTCAAGTTTGGCAAAGGTGCTTTCATGAAAGAGTATGAAAAGGCAAAAGAGCTTGCTAATACTATGGTTGAGATTGGAACTTTGGCAGGAAGAGAAACAGTGGCATATGTTACAGATATGAATCAGCCACTTGGTCTTATGATTGGCAACGCTCTTGAGGTTATTGAAGCAATAGAGGTCTTAAAAGGAAGAGGACATGAAGATTTGAAGAATCTTTGTATTGAATTTGCATCTGAGATGATGATTATGGCTGGAGTTGAAAAGGAGAAAAAATTAGCACAAGAAAGAGCAATTGAGAGCATTGAAAAAGGGCATGCTCTCAAAAAATTTAGAGAAATTATAAAAAACCAGGGTGGAAATCCTGAAATAGTTGACAATTATTCATTGCTGCCACAAGCCAAATATATTTATGAACTAAAATGCGACGAAGATATGTATATTAAAGATATTGATGCTCTCAAACTTGGGCTTTGCGCACTAAAACTTGGAGCAGGAAGACAAAGAAAAGAAGACAAGATTGACTACGCAGTTGGAATTCAACTTTTTGGTAAAATAGGCGACAAAATAGCCAAGAATATGCCGTTTGCTAAAATCTATGCAAATGATGAAAAAAGGGTTGAAGAAGCCATCTCAGATGTGAAAACTGCATTTGAGTTTTCAAAAGTACCTGTTCCAAAAAGAAAAGTAATATTTGCAAAGATAACAAAAGATAATGTTTTTGAATTTTAA
- the deoC gene encoding deoxyribose-phosphate aldolase: MTREEIAKFIDHTLLKSSATPADIKKICDEALKYSFASVCVNPYYVKLCKEYLKESNVKVATVIGFPLGANTLKTKVFEAKETFENGADEIDMVINIGAMLSGNTDYVYEEIKSIVEVAREYSNKIVKVIIETSELDDDKKIEACKIAAAAGADFVKTSTGFSKSGAKYEDILLMRKVVGDKLKIKASGGIRTFEDALLMIQAGASRIGTSSGVAIVGRE; encoded by the coding sequence ATGACCAGAGAAGAGATTGCAAAGTTTATTGACCATACACTTTTGAAGTCTTCTGCAACACCTGCAGATATAAAAAAGATTTGCGATGAGGCATTAAAATATTCTTTTGCTTCAGTTTGTGTGAATCCTTATTATGTAAAGTTGTGCAAGGAATATTTGAAAGAGTCAAATGTCAAAGTGGCAACTGTAATAGGTTTTCCACTTGGAGCAAACACTCTTAAAACAAAGGTGTTTGAAGCAAAAGAAACTTTTGAAAATGGTGCTGATGAAATAGACATGGTTATAAATATTGGAGCTATGCTAAGTGGTAACACAGATTATGTTTACGAAGAGATCAAGAGCATTGTTGAAGTTGCAAGAGAGTATTCAAATAAAATAGTAAAGGTAATAATCGAAACATCTGAGCTTGACGATGATAAAAAGATAGAAGCATGCAAAATTGCAGCCGCAGCAGGCGCAGATTTTGTAAAAACTTCCACGGGCTTTTCTAAAAGCGGTGCAAAGTATGAGGATATACTTCTTATGAGAAAAGTTGTAGGAGATAAGTTAAAAATCAAGGCTTCAGGTGGAATTAGAACATTTGAAGATGCTCTTTTGATGATACAAGCAGGTGCAAGCAGGATAGGTACAAGCAGTGGTGTAGCAATTGTGGGTAGAGAATAA
- a CDS encoding methyl-accepting chemotaxis protein, translated as MKLFKNLKISVKILAGFGIVLILILFMGTIAVTNINRINNDYTEVYQSNVKAFIAIGNVLEGFERQRINYRNILLARNSAEMNSYLQKVDEINDFYKTNLEDFSKLINEEDIRQEYQKLNSLFDEYDKLTNQIIELAKSDKKAAVDLLFKQSSAQLVSDVQNSIKTLYDLEKKYIEKLNIQNNALAKSTVTSMVIIVILCIAISLFIGLVISYAISRPISKMVLAAQKIAEGDLTVDVSVDSKDEVGILSEAFSKMIESLSQLIYSVKSSAEQVALGAKQLADASQSLAQGATDQASSIEELNASIEEVSAQTKQNSKNVEEATNFANQIKDDAKLGMQQMEEMMKAMEEINAASSNISKIIKTIDEIAFQTNILALNAAVEAARAGSYGKGFAVVAEEVRNLATRSANAAKETSSLIESTIKKIEVGDSIAKQTYTSLDRITKNIDKMAMIMNDIMYSSKEQSEAIAQITEGINQVANVVQSNSANSQETAAASEELFSQADVLKNLVERFKTRS; from the coding sequence ATGAAGCTATTTAAAAATCTCAAAATTTCTGTTAAGATTTTGGCGGGGTTTGGAATTGTTTTGATTTTGATACTCTTCATGGGTACAATAGCTGTTACAAATATCAACAGAATAAACAATGACTATACAGAGGTTTATCAGAGTAATGTTAAAGCATTTATTGCAATTGGCAATGTGCTTGAAGGTTTTGAAAGACAGCGTATTAACTACAGAAATATTTTACTTGCGAGAAATTCTGCAGAGATGAATTCTTATCTTCAGAAGGTCGATGAGATAAATGATTTTTACAAAACAAACCTTGAAGATTTTTCAAAACTGATAAATGAAGAGGACATAAGACAAGAGTATCAAAAGTTGAATTCTTTATTTGATGAATATGATAAGTTAACAAATCAAATAATTGAACTTGCAAAAAGTGACAAAAAAGCAGCAGTTGATCTTTTGTTCAAACAAAGTTCAGCTCAGCTTGTAAGTGATGTTCAAAACTCAATTAAGACTCTCTATGACCTTGAAAAAAAGTACATCGAAAAGTTAAACATTCAAAATAATGCCCTTGCAAAAAGTACAGTAACGTCTATGGTGATAATAGTTATTTTGTGCATAGCAATATCTCTCTTTATAGGTCTGGTTATTTCTTATGCAATTAGCAGACCTATCTCTAAAATGGTTTTAGCTGCCCAGAAGATTGCAGAAGGAGATTTAACAGTTGATGTAAGTGTTGATTCTAAAGATGAGGTTGGAATTTTGTCAGAAGCTTTTTCTAAGATGATAGAATCGCTATCCCAGCTTATCTATTCAGTAAAGTCATCAGCAGAACAGGTTGCGCTTGGTGCAAAACAGCTCGCAGATGCAAGCCAGAGCCTTGCTCAAGGGGCAACTGACCAAGCAAGTTCTATAGAGGAGCTGAATGCTTCAATAGAAGAGGTGTCTGCACAGACGAAACAAAATAGTAAAAACGTAGAAGAAGCAACTAATTTTGCTAATCAAATAAAAGATGATGCAAAATTAGGTATGCAGCAAATGGAAGAAATGATGAAAGCTATGGAAGAAATCAATGCTGCCTCATCCAATATATCAAAAATAATCAAGACGATAGATGAAATTGCTTTTCAGACAAATATATTAGCGCTTAACGCTGCGGTTGAGGCAGCACGGGCAGGAAGCTATGGAAAAGGGTTTGCTGTTGTAGCCGAAGAGGTAAGGAACTTAGCAACAAGGAGTGCAAATGCTGCAAAAGAGACAAGTAGTCTTATTGAATCTACCATCAAAAAGATTGAAGTGGGAGATAGTATTGCAAAACAGACATACACCTCGTTAGATAGGATTACAAAGAATATCGATAAAATGGCCATGATTATGAATGATATAATGTATTCTTCAAAAGAACAGTCTGAAGCAATAGCACAGATTACAGAGGGGATAAACCAAGTTGCCAATGTAGTACAGAGCAATTCAGCAAACTCTCAAGAGACAGCTGCAGCTTCAGAAGAACTTTTCAGCCAGGCAGATGTTCTTAAAAATCTTGTTGAAAGATTTAAGACAAGAAGCTAA
- a CDS encoding GntR family transcriptional regulator, whose protein sequence is MESFESVGYPQRYELVLRKLKQLIEEKFKEGDKLPSELELAKLFGVSRATLREALRILEEEGYVVRKHGVGTFVSSRPILQSGMEELQSITKLMEKQGYKPHTKDIIVTKTYPNAKEAHMLRISSTEEIIKIERVRLAESIPVVYCVDRLPAKLFSSEFKFVGESLFDYLNDKLGVYIAYAISDIIPMLAEKNNVYKKLNLEKNDVVLLLDQVHFDQNDIPILYSSNYFSPKKFRFYIVRKRV, encoded by the coding sequence GTGGAAAGTTTTGAATCAGTAGGATATCCCCAAAGGTATGAGCTTGTATTAAGAAAATTAAAGCAACTCATTGAAGAGAAATTTAAAGAGGGGGACAAACTTCCATCCGAATTGGAACTGGCGAAGCTTTTTGGTGTGAGCAGAGCGACGCTCAGAGAAGCTTTAAGAATATTAGAAGAAGAAGGATATGTTGTAAGAAAACATGGTGTTGGGACTTTTGTCTCATCACGACCAATTTTACAATCTGGAATGGAAGAGCTTCAGAGTATAACGAAGTTAATGGAAAAACAGGGATACAAGCCGCACACGAAAGATATTATTGTTACCAAAACCTATCCAAACGCAAAAGAGGCTCATATGCTCAGAATATCATCAACTGAAGAGATTATCAAGATAGAAAGAGTACGACTTGCTGAGAGTATTCCCGTTGTATATTGTGTTGATAGACTTCCTGCAAAGCTCTTTTCATCTGAGTTTAAATTTGTAGGAGAGTCGTTATTTGACTATTTAAATGATAAACTGGGAGTATATATTGCATATGCAATCTCTGATATTATCCCAATGCTTGCTGAAAAAAATAATGTTTATAAAAAGCTTAACCTTGAAAAGAACGATGTTGTTCTTTTGCTTGACCAGGTTCATTTTGACCAAAATGACATTCCAATTTTGTATTCTTCAAATTATTTTTCACCCAAAAAATTCAGATTCTATATTGTAAGAAAGAGGGTATAA
- a CDS encoding response regulator, whose product MKKVLIVDDAAFVRYSLRQTLEKYGFEVVGEACDGKSCIKLFQQLRPDIVTLDITMPEMNGIEVLKKIMEIDRNAKVVMITALGQEEKVKEAVLNGAKGFIVKPYKEEHLVKVLSSL is encoded by the coding sequence ATGAAAAAGGTATTAATAGTAGATGATGCAGCATTTGTGAGATATTCCTTAAGACAAACATTAGAAAAATATGGGTTTGAAGTTGTTGGGGAAGCATGTGATGGGAAAAGCTGTATAAAACTTTTTCAGCAGCTTCGTCCAGATATTGTAACACTTGATATTACAATGCCAGAGATGAACGGTATAGAGGTTTTGAAAAAGATTATGGAAATTGACAGGAATGCAAAAGTTGTCATGATAACTGCCTTAGGGCAAGAAGAAAAGGTAAAAGAGGCAGTATTAAATGGGGCAAAAGGGTTTATTGTAAAGCCATACAAAGAAGAACATCTGGTTAAGGTCTTGTCCTCTTTATAA
- a CDS encoding XapX domain-containing protein produces the protein MKAILLSLITGFVVGAIFRLLKLPIPAPNALAGIMGIFGIFLGAIFVEQILKLLTK, from the coding sequence GTGAAAGCAATATTACTTTCTCTTATCACAGGATTTGTTGTGGGTGCTATATTCAGGCTTTTGAAGCTTCCCATTCCTGCACCGAATGCTCTTGCAGGAATAATGGGTATATTTGGAATATTCTTGGGAGCTATTTTTGTTGAGCAAATTCTCAAGTTATTAACAAAGTAA
- a CDS encoding chemotaxis protein CheA produces the protein MQKDPMFEVFISEAKEIVSSLERIFIELKEGNRNLDIAVAEALRFFHTLKGSSAMMGFDDISKICHRVEDIFVCMRDEGKLPTNLDNFILNMLKLIDFLTIQINCIENSQQPQDAENIKEVLEKIETSLAENNRVQAESEKKYHIRLLFEEGWEMENLRAFLIVQNLKQYVNVLEYLPSDIESNMASSEKIKKDGFFISIKTLLKKEDVVKLFENFAWVKDIKIEEVSEKASLTKEISSYQNVTHSIHKLINVNIEKVDRLIDLIGEVVITFSMIVQHKEVKTDENSSFKNLTLQMSKLIRELQEVVMSMRMLPLSSTFQRLKRTIIEMSAKLQKPVNVHITGEETELDKVLIEHLTDPLIHLVRNAVDHGIEDKEERLKKGKDMTGNVYISAKNSGSEVVISIEDDGRGLNKEKILQKAFERGLITSPDDIIEDEIFELIFQPGFSTKEEATEYSGRGVGLDIVKNSVQKIGGRIFVESEKDRGTRFTIRIPLTLAIIDGMLIDVDGNIFVVPLSSIVETFKLEKQQIVLENEIPFVYRRGICFGVIDLNKMFYGKDILDKERPFYLGILVTNGEKNGVLLVDNMISQQQIVIKTLPAILKQVRGISGCTLIGSGNIAFILDIDALLER, from the coding sequence ATGCAAAAAGACCCCATGTTTGAAGTATTTATAAGCGAAGCAAAAGAGATAGTAAGTTCGCTTGAGAGGATCTTTATTGAACTCAAAGAAGGAAACAGAAACTTAGATATAGCAGTGGCAGAAGCTTTAAGATTTTTTCATACATTAAAAGGTTCCTCAGCGATGATGGGGTTTGATGACATATCCAAGATTTGTCATAGAGTGGAAGACATATTTGTTTGTATGAGAGATGAAGGTAAACTACCGACAAATCTTGATAACTTTATTTTAAACATGTTAAAGTTAATAGATTTTTTAACCATTCAGATAAATTGTATAGAAAACTCACAGCAGCCTCAAGATGCAGAAAATATAAAAGAGGTTTTAGAGAAAATTGAGACGAGCTTAGCAGAAAATAATAGGGTACAAGCTGAGAGTGAGAAAAAATATCATATAAGGCTGCTTTTTGAAGAAGGCTGGGAAATGGAGAATTTGAGAGCATTTTTAATTGTTCAAAATTTGAAACAATATGTAAATGTTTTAGAATACTTGCCTTCTGATATTGAAAGTAACATGGCATCTTCAGAAAAAATTAAAAAAGATGGTTTTTTTATTTCAATTAAAACTTTACTCAAAAAAGAAGATGTGGTAAAACTTTTTGAAAACTTTGCATGGGTAAAAGACATCAAGATTGAAGAAGTATCAGAAAAAGCTTCTTTAACCAAGGAGATAAGTTCATATCAGAATGTCACACACTCTATCCATAAGCTAATAAACGTTAATATTGAAAAAGTTGATAGACTAATAGACCTCATTGGAGAAGTGGTAATAACCTTTTCAATGATTGTTCAACACAAAGAAGTAAAAACTGATGAGAATAGTAGTTTCAAAAATTTAACACTTCAGATGTCAAAGCTAATAAGAGAACTTCAAGAAGTGGTAATGTCGATGCGTATGCTACCGCTTTCTTCTACATTTCAAAGGTTGAAAAGAACCATTATTGAGATGTCTGCAAAACTTCAAAAACCAGTTAATGTTCATATTACTGGGGAGGAGACAGAACTTGACAAAGTTCTGATAGAACACTTAACAGACCCACTAATTCATTTAGTTAGAAATGCTGTGGACCATGGAATAGAAGACAAAGAAGAAAGATTAAAAAAAGGTAAAGATATGACTGGTAATGTGTATATCAGTGCTAAAAATAGCGGGTCTGAAGTGGTTATTAGCATTGAGGATGATGGCAGAGGTCTTAATAAAGAGAAAATCTTACAAAAAGCTTTTGAAAGAGGCCTTATAACCTCACCTGATGATATTATCGAAGATGAGATTTTTGAGTTAATATTTCAGCCAGGGTTTTCTACAAAAGAAGAGGCGACAGAATACTCAGGAAGAGGTGTGGGGCTTGACATTGTGAAAAATAGCGTTCAAAAAATTGGCGGAAGAATTTTTGTTGAGTCTGAAAAAGACAGAGGCACAAGATTTACAATTAGAATACCTCTCACTTTGGCAATAATTGATGGAATGTTAATTGATGTTGATGGCAATATCTTTGTTGTACCTTTGAGCTCAATAGTTGAGACATTTAAACTTGAAAAACAGCAGATAGTATTGGAAAACGAAATTCCGTTTGTGTACAGAAGAGGCATATGTTTTGGTGTAATTGATTTGAACAAGATGTTTTATGGAAAGGATATTCTTGACAAAGAGAGACCTTTTTATCTGGGTATACTTGTTACAAATGGTGAGAAGAATGGTGTTTTGCTTGTTGACAATATGATTTCCCAGCAGCAGATAGTTATAAAAACTCTGCCTGCTATTTTAAAGCAGGTAAGAGGTATTTCAGGGTGTACACTCATTGGAAGTGGTAATATAGCATTTATTTTAGATATTGATGCTTTGCTTGAAAGGTAG
- a CDS encoding chemotaxis protein CheW — translation MQKELLHSKVDEFEEAMKDMYLIFKVDDQFYGIEIKYVIEIIGLLPITYVPNQEEYVKGIINLRGKIIPVIDARMRLSKPQKEYNERTCVIVTSIDDFLAGIIVDHVSEVAVINKDQISPLPQTYEKVDERFFRGVASLNERLVLILDCETFIKPDRITL, via the coding sequence GTGCAGAAAGAATTGCTACATAGCAAAGTGGATGAATTTGAAGAAGCTATGAAAGATATGTACCTTATATTCAAAGTGGATGACCAATTCTATGGGATAGAAATTAAGTATGTTATAGAGATAATTGGTCTTTTGCCAATAACCTATGTGCCAAATCAAGAAGAATATGTTAAAGGAATAATTAATTTGCGGGGTAAAATCATTCCGGTGATTGATGCAAGAATGAGACTTTCAAAGCCTCAAAAGGAGTACAACGAAAGGACTTGTGTAATTGTCACAAGCATAGATGATTTTTTGGCTGGCATTATTGTTGACCATGTGAGCGAGGTTGCTGTGATAAACAAGGACCAAATTAGTCCTTTGCCACAAACATATGAAAAGGTAGATGAAAGATTTTTTAGAGGTGTTGCAAGCTTAAATGAAAGACTTGTATTAATACTTGATTGTGAAACTTTTATCAAGCCTGATAGGATAACTCTCTAA
- a CDS encoding phosphopentomutase codes for MRVILIVLDSVGVGALDDANLYGDEGSNTLSNTSYAVGGIELKNLYKLGIGNITSIKGTPPNPNPIGVFGKSKEMSKGKDTITGHWEIAGVVLEESFKTFPNGFPEDLIQEFEKRIGRKVLGNKVASGTEIIKELGEEHIKTGYPIVYTSADSVFQIAAHEEVIPLEELYRICQIARQLLVGKYLVARVIARPFVGKDRNSFVRTYNRKDFAVEPPYNTLLDNIKEAGFECVGIGKIEDIFAKRGLTKSIHTEGNMDGIDKTLKAMDEVNKGLIFTNLVDYDMLYGHRNDPHGYAKALIDFDTRLHEIMEKLKKDDILIITADHGCDPTTPSTDHSREHVPILVYGQNIKKGYDLGTRNSFSDIGQTIAEYLNVKPLRFGESFLKEIVIK; via the coding sequence ATGAGAGTCATATTAATTGTTCTTGACAGCGTGGGTGTTGGAGCGCTTGACGATGCAAATCTTTACGGGGATGAAGGGAGCAATACTCTTTCAAATACTTCATATGCAGTTGGAGGCATTGAACTTAAGAACTTATACAAGCTTGGAATAGGAAACATAACAAGTATAAAAGGTACACCACCGAATCCCAATCCTATTGGAGTTTTTGGGAAAAGCAAGGAAATGTCAAAGGGCAAGGATACTATAACCGGTCACTGGGAGATAGCTGGTGTTGTGTTAGAAGAGTCTTTCAAGACATTTCCAAATGGTTTTCCTGAAGATTTGATTCAGGAATTTGAAAAAAGGATTGGGAGAAAAGTTCTTGGCAACAAAGTTGCATCTGGTACAGAAATAATAAAAGAGCTTGGAGAAGAACATATTAAAACCGGCTATCCAATTGTTTATACTTCTGCTGACTCTGTATTTCAAATTGCTGCTCACGAAGAAGTAATTCCGCTTGAGGAGCTATATAGGATATGCCAAATAGCAAGGCAGCTTCTTGTTGGGAAATATCTTGTTGCAAGGGTAATTGCAAGGCCATTTGTGGGTAAAGATAGGAACAGTTTTGTAAGAACTTATAACAGAAAAGACTTTGCAGTTGAGCCACCTTATAATACGCTGCTTGACAATATTAAAGAAGCAGGTTTTGAATGTGTGGGAATAGGTAAGATAGAGGATATTTTTGCCAAAAGAGGATTGACAAAGAGTATTCACACAGAAGGGAACATGGACGGGATTGACAAAACTTTGAAGGCAATGGATGAAGTTAACAAAGGACTAATTTTTACAAACCTTGTTGACTATGATATGCTGTATGGTCACAGAAATGACCCTCATGGTTATGCAAAGGCTTTAATAGACTTTGACACAAGGCTTCACGAAATCATGGAAAAGCTTAAAAAAGATGATATTCTAATAATTACTGCAGACCATGGTTGTGACCCTACAACACCTTCTACAGACCATTCGCGTGAACATGTGCCAATACTTGTATATGGCCAAAATATCAAAAAAGGATATGACCTTGGAACAAGAAATAGTTTTTCTGATATTGGTCAGACAATAGCAGAGTATTTGAATGTAAAACCTTTAAGATTTGGAGAGAGTTTTTTAAAAGAAATTGTGATAAAATAA
- a CDS encoding ABC transporter permease: MNILSIFTNPYLWASTIAMSVPLALPAIGGTFSERSGVVNISMEGIMLISAFVSVAFSAYFHNAWLGLLAGVISGILVAYVFAWAAAKMYANQIVLGMAFNIFASGITAYLFNAIYGPEGTPFDTPKLPDVRIPVIDRIPVIGQILSGQNVMVYIMFVLIMLSQWFLFYTTIGLRLRAVGENPEAAETAGIDVVKMKYLGVILGGAFSALGGAYLSIGVLNSFSPEMSSGRGYIALAAMIFGKWTPVGSFLASLLFGFATALSYTLQESSISKNIIMMLPYVVTILALIGIGGKSVAPAADGIPYRPKK, translated from the coding sequence ATGAATATACTCAGTATTTTTACAAACCCATATTTGTGGGCATCAACCATTGCGATGTCGGTACCGCTTGCACTTCCAGCAATTGGTGGTACTTTTTCTGAACGATCTGGCGTTGTCAATATTTCTATGGAAGGAATAATGCTAATTTCGGCATTTGTTTCAGTTGCGTTTTCGGCATACTTTCACAATGCATGGCTTGGACTTTTAGCAGGAGTAATCTCAGGTATTTTGGTAGCATATGTATTTGCATGGGCAGCTGCAAAGATGTATGCAAACCAGATAGTCCTTGGTATGGCTTTTAACATATTTGCATCTGGTATTACAGCTTACCTTTTCAATGCTATATATGGCCCGGAAGGGACACCTTTTGACACCCCTAAACTTCCTGATGTTAGGATACCTGTGATAGATAGAATTCCTGTAATTGGACAGATTTTAAGTGGTCAAAATGTAATGGTTTATATAATGTTTGTTTTGATAATGCTTAGCCAGTGGTTTTTATTCTATACAACCATAGGTTTGAGGCTAAGAGCAGTTGGCGAAAATCCAGAAGCTGCTGAGACAGCTGGTATCGATGTTGTTAAGATGAAATACTTGGGTGTTATACTGGGTGGAGCATTTTCTGCTCTTGGTGGTGCTTATCTTTCAATTGGTGTTTTGAACAGTTTTTCCCCAGAGATGTCGTCAGGAAGAGGTTATATAGCTTTAGCTGCCATGATTTTTGGTAAATGGACACCGGTTGGCTCATTCTTAGCATCACTTTTGTTTGGTTTTGCAACAGCACTTAGCTATACATTACAAGAATCTTCAATTTCAAAAAACATTATTATGATGTTACCTTATGTAGTTACAATATTAGCATTAATTGGTATTGGCGGTAAGAGTGTTGCACCTGCTGCCGACGGTATTCCTTACAGGCCCAAAAAATAA
- a CDS encoding purine-nucleoside phosphorylase translates to MSYYERVKEASEFIKSKIPNVPEIAIILGSGLGSFADTMEEKIEIKYSEIPHFPVSTVKGHKGNLVFGKVKGREVLAFQGRFHLYEGYNAQEVVFGVRAAGLLGVKNLIVTNAAGGISPLLSPGDLMVIKDHINLSGENPAIGSEAEKFGERFFDMTYAYDREIIEKSKDVYKKNGVDYKEGIYAFLKGPSYETPSEIRMLKILGADAVGMSTVLEVIAARQMNIKVFGISCITNMAAGILEKKLSHEEVIEVSKMVEEKFIKIISDLIEII, encoded by the coding sequence ATGTCGTATTATGAAAGGGTAAAAGAAGCATCAGAGTTTATAAAAAGTAAGATTCCAAACGTGCCAGAGATTGCTATTATTCTGGGCAGTGGACTTGGCAGTTTTGCGGATACAATGGAAGAAAAAATTGAAATCAAATATTCAGAGATACCTCATTTTCCTGTGTCTACTGTCAAGGGACACAAAGGCAACTTGGTTTTTGGAAAAGTAAAAGGAAGAGAGGTTTTGGCTTTTCAGGGAAGATTTCATCTTTATGAAGGGTATAATGCTCAAGAGGTTGTATTTGGTGTGAGGGCAGCAGGACTTTTGGGAGTGAAAAACCTTATTGTTACAAACGCGGCAGGGGGAATTTCGCCTTTGCTTTCTCCTGGAGATTTGATGGTGATAAAAGACCACATAAATCTATCAGGCGAAAACCCAGCAATTGGGTCAGAAGCAGAGAAATTTGGTGAAAGGTTTTTTGATATGACATATGCATATGACAGGGAGATAATTGAAAAATCAAAAGATGTTTACAAGAAAAACGGGGTTGATTATAAAGAAGGTATATACGCATTTTTAAAAGGTCCTTCATATGAAACACCTTCGGAGATAAGGATGCTGAAAATCCTTGGTGCTGATGCGGTTGGTATGTCAACAGTTTTGGAAGTTATTGCAGCGCGGCAGATGAATATCAAAGTTTTTGGAATTTCATGTATTACAAACATGGCAGCAGGAATTCTTGAAAAGAAACTTTCACATGAAGAGGTCATAGAAGTTTCAAAGATGGTTGAGGAAAAGTTTATAAAAATAATTAGTGATTTGATAGAGATTATTTAA
- a CDS encoding cytidine deaminase encodes MKYLDRVDEQTAYFLNLAKEAQEKAYAPYSRFRVGAAIVGSSGKVYTGCNIENASYPLSMCAERVALFKAISEGETKIKALYIIGPENEPISPCGACRQVVFELAKDSTIYLSNCDITKVIETNIKELLPYGFEL; translated from the coding sequence ATGAAATATTTGGACAGAGTTGATGAACAAACTGCGTATTTTTTGAACTTGGCCAAAGAAGCTCAAGAGAAGGCATATGCACCATATTCACGTTTCAGGGTGGGTGCGGCGATTGTTGGTAGCAGTGGTAAAGTGTACACAGGGTGCAACATAGAAAATGCTTCGTATCCCCTTTCTATGTGTGCAGAAAGGGTTGCACTTTTTAAGGCGATATCAGAAGGAGAAACAAAAATAAAAGCTCTTTATATAATCGGTCCTGAAAATGAGCCTATATCACCGTGTGGTGCGTGCAGACAGGTGGTTTTTGAACTTGCAAAAGATAGCACCATTTATCTTTCAAATTGTGATATAACAAAAGTAATAGAAACTAATATCAAAGAACTTTTGCCATATGGATTTGAATTGTAA